CGCCGTCCTGCCGCGCCCCGAGCCTCGCGATCGCCTCCCGCGACTGGTGGTTGTGGGAGTCGGTGCGGAACTCGACCGCCGGGCAGTCCCAGACCTCGAAGGCGTGCGCGAGCAGCAGCAGCTTCGACTCGGGGTTCGTGCCGGTGCCGTGCGCGCCGGCCGCGTTCCAGGTCGAGCCGATCTCGACCCGGGGCGTCGCGGCGTCGATGTTCATGAACGTGGTCATGCCGATCACGCGGCCCGTGTCGTTGCGGCGCGCGGTGAAGGGCAGCATCGACCCGCACCGCTGCAGCTCGAGGCGCCGGTCGATCTCGGCCGCCATGCCGTCGGGCGCCGGGATGCTCGTGTACCAGAGCCGCCACATCTCGCCATCCTGCACGGCCTCGACGAGCCCGTCGTGGTGCTCGGGCGCGAGCGGCTCGAGCGTGACGAGCCGGCCCCGCAGCACGCCCGGATGTTCGAGTGTCATCTGGTCGCCCCGACGATCAGTCCAGCAGCAGCGCGGGCTCTTCGAGCACGGACGCCACGTCGGCGACGAAGCGCGAGATCACGTCTCCGTCGACGATGCGGTGGTCGAACGATCCGCCGACGGTGGTGACCATCCGGGGTCGCACCTCGCCGTCGACCACCCACGGCTTCTGCTTGATGGTGCCCATCGCCATGATGGCGCACTCGCCGGGGTTGAGGATCGGGGTGCCGAAGTCCATGCCGAAGACGCCGATGTTGGTGATCGTGATGGTGCCGTTCTGCATCTCGGCGGGCTGGGTGCGGCCGTCGCGCGCCGTGATCGTGAGCTGCTCGATCGCCTTCGCCAGGTCGAGCAGGCTGAGGTCTTGCGCGTCCTTGATGTTGGGCACCACGAGGCCGCGCGGCGTGGCCGCGGCGATGCCGAGGTTCACGAAGTTGTGTCGGATGATCTCGGTGTCGGTGAAGGTGGAGTTCACCTCGGGGTTGCGCCGGATCGCCCAGAGCATCGCCTTCGCGAAGATGAGCAGCGGTGACACCTTGACGCCCGCGAAGTCGGTGGAGTTCTTGAGGCGCTTCACGAACTCCATCGTGCGGGTCGCGTCGACGTCGGTGAAGACGCCCACGTGGGGCGCCTCGGTCGAGCTGGCCACCATCGCCTTCGCGATCTGCTTGCGCATGCCCTTCAGCGGGATGCGCTCCTCGCGGGCCTCCGACGCCTCGGGGGTGGAGATGTTGCGGAAGAGGCTCGCCTGGGTGGCGTGCCGCACCACGTCGTCGCGCAGGATCTCGCCGGCGATGCCGGTGCCCGAGACCTGCGAGAGGTCGAC
The genomic region above belongs to Leucobacter muris and contains:
- a CDS encoding GNAT family N-acetyltransferase codes for the protein MTLEHPGVLRGRLVTLEPLAPEHHDGLVEAVQDGEMWRLWYTSIPAPDGMAAEIDRRLELQRCGSMLPFTARRNDTGRVIGMTTFMNIDAATPRVEIGSTWNAAGAHGTGTNPESKLLLLAHAFEVWDCPAVEFRTDSHNHQSREAIARLGARQDGVLRAHLRQPAGYLRDTVVFSITRTEWPGVRLGLEQRVARHLAQPEGGPRLG
- a CDS encoding dihydrolipoamide acetyltransferase family protein, encoding MSEMTFPLPDVGEGLTEAEIVTWHVSPGDTVELNQVICEIETAKSLVELPSPFTGTVTELLAEIGQTVPVGDPILRVTTAGSEGGEAAAAPGAEPAGAESAGADEETRAAVADAAASVEHEDEGGAVLVGYGAGGAVKSRRRRGGEPLLNGSPRAHAPIPVAEAAPIIAKPPIRKLAKDLGVDLSQVSGTGIAGEILRDDVVRHATQASLFRNISTPEASEAREERIPLKGMRKQIAKAMVASSTEAPHVGVFTDVDATRTMEFVKRLKNSTDFAGVKVSPLLIFAKAMLWAIRRNPEVNSTFTDTEIIRHNFVNLGIAAATPRGLVVPNIKDAQDLSLLDLAKAIEQLTITARDGRTQPAEMQNGTITITNIGVFGMDFGTPILNPGECAIMAMGTIKQKPWVVDGEVRPRMVTTVGGSFDHRIVDGDVISRFVADVASVLEEPALLLD